One Lepisosteus oculatus isolate fLepOcu1 chromosome 13, fLepOcu1.hap2, whole genome shotgun sequence genomic region harbors:
- the aqp12 gene encoding aquaporin 12, with product MSGLNVSFGYFLAVAVLAGVGGRLLRLRPLRHFSAELPASFMLVACWSEVQTITNLGQWAGGYGPDVTSTVLFVTLVAHGLVSPGASGNPAVTLRSFLLGDASAPAALSGLAGQVAGASLGGAPFGLATCYWSLELTDMHLIQKLMSSECSPALRVPALQGALTEAACSLAWHLLALRLERSPELPRVLLSALALTALSHVAGSYTSGYLNPALAAALTFRCPGFSLREYAAAYWLGPAAGMAMALFLYVGHIPRLFSRNLLYSQKSRYRVPRGKSARKWTETAGTAEQEKKRE from the exons ATGTCGGGGCTCAACGTCTCCTTCGGATATTTCTTAGCAGTCGCAGTCTTGGCGGGGGTCGGGGGACGTCTGCTCAGGCTTCGCCCGCTCCGGCACTTCTCCGCCGAGCTGCCCGCTTCCTTCATGCTGGTGGCCTGCTGGTCGGAGGTGCAGACGATCACAAACTTGGGGCAGTGGGCCGGAGGCTACGGTCCGGACGTCACGTCGACTGTCCTCTTCGTGACGTTGGTGGCTCACGGCCTCGTGTCGCCGGGCGCCTCGGGGAACCCCGCCGTGACCCTGCGGAGCTTCCTGCTCGGGGACGCCTCCGCCCCGGCCGCCCTTTCCGGCCTCGCGGGCCAGGTCGCGGGCGCCTCTCTGGGGGGCGCCCCATTTGGCTTGGCCACCTGCTACTGGTCCCTGGAGCTGACCGACATGCACCTGATCCAGAAGCTCATGTCGAGCGAGTGCAGCCCGGCGCTGCGCGTCCCCGCCCTGCAGGGCGCCCTCACGGAGGCCGCGTGCTCCCTGGCTTGGCACCTCCTCGCCCTGCGGCTCGAGCGGAGTCCCGAGCTCCCTCGGGTGCTGCTCTCCGCGCTCGCGCTCACGGCGCTCTCTCACGTCG CTGGCAGCTACACCTCCGGCTACCTGAACCCCGCGCTGGCGGCCGCGCTCACGTTCCGCTGTCCCGGGTTCAGCCTGCGGGAGTACGCGGCGGCGTACTGGCTCGGGCCTGCGGCCG GAATGGCCATGGCTCTGTTCCTGTACGTGGGACATATCCCTCGACTTTTTTCTAGGAATCTCCTTTATTCCCAGAAGAGCCGGTACAGAGTGCCACGAGGTAAGAGCGCCCGGAAGTGGACAGAGACAGCTGGCACCGCGGAGCAAGAAAAGAAGAGGGAGTGA